The Malaclemys terrapin pileata isolate rMalTer1 chromosome 19, rMalTer1.hap1, whole genome shotgun sequence genome has a window encoding:
- the LOC128826109 gene encoding uncharacterized protein LOC128826109, with amino-acid sequence MPLLRRAACNSRGAATTTPPLFVDSGLGIVSTPEDSADGVEEEEEEEDELAESTQHSILPNSQDLFITLTEVPSQASQASTQDSDPMEGTSAAANSSSLPPPSRRLSQIRRRKKKTREDMFSEIMQSSRSDRAHLNEWKETVSKYRKEVSEREERRDQREERRDDRDERWRQEDQRMKDATLGLLRHLVEVQERLLENRLPLQPLFHPPPSPCSVSSSPRRVRTRGGRLRTPSHSTPVDSPSKRLSFF; translated from the exons atgccgctactacgccgagctgcatgcaattctaggggggctgccaccactaccccacctttgttcgtggattctgggttggggatagtctcgacgcctgaggattctgccgatggggtagaggaggaggaggaggaggaggatgagcttgcagagagcacacagcactccattctccccaacagccaggatctttttatcaccctgactgaagtaccctcccaagcctcccaagccagtacccaagactctgaccccatggaagggacctcag cagctgcaaattcctcaagcctccctcctccatcccgaaggttatcacagataaggcgtcgtaagaagaagacgcgggaggacatgttttctgaaattatgcaatccagcaggagtgacagagctcatctgaatgagtggaaggaaacagtttcaaagtataggaaagaagtcagtgaacgtgaggagaggagggaccaacgtgaggagaggagagacgatcgagatgagagatggcggcaggaagaccagaggatgaaggatgcaacgctggggctgctccggcatctggtggaggttcaggaacggctgctggaaaacagactgccgcttcagcccctgttccaccctcccccctccccatgttccgtatcctcctcacccagacgtgtaagaacgcggggggggaggctccgtacaccttcccattccaccccagtagacagcccaagcaaaaggctgtcatttttttaa